CATGTAGAACAGATCAGAGCTCAGACTGCTTTCACtcaaagtgaaacttaaccaGCTGTTGAGACACGAAGCAGAAATGGAGCAGAAAGGAGTTCAACTGGATCAGGAAACATTTTCCTGTTCAATCTGTTTGGATCTACTGAAGGATCCAGTGACTATTCCCTGTGGACACAGCTACTGTATGAGCTGTATTAAAACCCACTGGGATGGAGATGACGGGAAGAACCTCCACAGCTGCCCTCAGTGCAGACAGACCTTCACACCCAGGCCTGTCCTGGTCAAAAACACCATGTTTGCAGATTTAgtggaacagctgaagaagactggACTTGGAGCTGCTGCAGCTGACCACTGCTATGCTGGAGCTGAAGATGTGGCCTGTGATTTCTGCACTGGGAGGAAACTGAAAGCTGTCAAGTCCTGTCTGGTGTGTTTGGTGTCCTACTGCCACAAACACCTTCAGCCTCATTATGACGTACCTCAGTTCAAGAAACACAAGCTGGCGGATCCATCAGAGAAGCTCCAGGAGAACGTCTGCTCTCGTCATGATGaggtgatgaagatgttctgccGCACTGATCATCAGTGTATCTGTTATCTGTGCTCTGTGGATGAACATAAAGGCCACGACACAGTCTCATCTGCAGCAGAAAGGACTGAGAGGCAGACAGAGCTGGAGGTGAGTCGACAGAAAATCCAGCAGAGaatcaaagacaaacagaaagatgtGAAGGTGCTTCAACAGGAGGCGGAGGCCATCAGTCGCTGTGCTGATGAAGCAGTGGAGAAGAACCACAAGATCCTGACTGAGCTGATCCAACTCCTGGAGGAAAGAAGGCGTGATGTGGAGCGGCAGATCAGATCCAAGGAGGAAACTGAAGTGAGTCGAATCAAAGAGCTGGAGTCGAAGCTGGAGCAGGAGATCactgagctgaggaggaaagacgctgagatggacaaactgtcacacacacatgacCACAACCAGTTTTTACTCCAGTATCCATCAGTGTCCCAACTCAGAGAAGATCCTGACTCATCCCACATCCACATCTGTCCTCGGAGTTACTTTGAGGATGTGATGACAGCTGTGTCAGAGCTCAGAGATAAACTACAGCTCAGTCTGACAGAGGAACAGACCAACATCTCACTGAGCATCACTCAAACACAGGTtctaccagaaccagaaccggaacCACAGACCAGAGCAGGATTCTTACAATATTCACGTCACATcacactggatccaaacacaaTGAATAAATGTGTGTCACTGTCTGAGGAGAATAAAAGAGCAACACGTTTGAGACAAAAACAGAACTATCCCAATCATCCAGACAGATTCAGTTACCTGCGTCAGGTCCTGAGCAGAGAGAGTCTGACTGGtcgatgttactgggaggtggagtggaAAGGGGGGGGCATTGGGGTCGCAGTCGCATATAAGGATATTCAGAGAAAAGGAGACTCTGATGAACTTCTATTTGGAAACAATGACAAATCTTGGGCCCTTGATTCTAACAATAACTCTCCTGTATTTGTTCATAACAGTGTTAAGTCTTCTGTCCCAGGTCCAGTTTCCTCCAGAATCGGAGTGTACCTggatcacacagcaggtattctgtccttctacaacgtctctgaaaccatgactctgatccacagagtccagaccacattcACTCAACCTCTTTACGCTGGAGTTGGTCTTTATTGGAATGTTGGATCCACTGCCCACTTTCCTAAACTCCAATAAACTCATTGTTGACTTTGATTCAGTTGACCAGATCGATCTGTTCGTATCTGTCTCTAAATCACACGACACAATAACAGatcaactttctttttttttttttcctgaactcACAATCCAGATTTGGTTCCATTCAGACTTTTTTGTAAGGATTCTAATAGTCAAGTGTATGTGACTATCAACCAGCAAATTGTCTGTTTGTAAAAGCATCTTCAGTGTTCACAGAGCTGTCATTAACTGAGGACCACACAACAAGACTTTCATGGTGTCTGTGCTTTGGAGGAAGTCAAACAAAGTGGAGCCGTTTTTCCACTTTGGAGGAGTTGAGTTCCAATCTACTGTTCCTTCCTGTTTCCTACAGAAGAAGCGTGGACTGACCAGGCTCAGTCATGTGACTGGAATGGGTTTCAGATCATAGCAGAACCTGACTGGTTCAGTTCCAAATACATGGACATGGATTTGGAGACAACGATAGAAGTGGAGATCATGAACCAACTCAGACTGAGGCTGAGCTCATGCATGGAAACCTGTTCATCTGGCTGAGTTCATTCTGTTCCATCTGAGCATGTgcaagaaaagagaaatgagaggaAACAGAAGTGAtttagtcaaacatgagctgGAGACCAGAACAGGGAGTTGGATTCTATCGTTACTACGTATGTACAAACTCCCAAAGAAAtgcaataatggactgaaacatggaaacagggtttttccatgatttctgaagtgcatgtaaatgaatcatatctgattattccatttatctgattattaacagttattGGTTTTTTTATGGTTGTGTAAACAGGGTGAAAATGTTGGATGATCCAGTTCAATAAATAGATGTCCACCATCTTAGAAAATGTTCTTAAAGCCTGAGGTGTGACTTAGTTCAATGACGGAGAAAATACTGATGTTGTAAATATGAGAAGATGTAATATTAGTAGAAttatcagtcatcacataatgggGAAGTTTATGGAAAAATGTTGATTTGTGTTGATTTGTAAAGCCTGATGTGATGTCCATTCAGTAGAAGCTGCACCAGTTGGTTCTGTTACAGATGGAAAACTGATCCACTAAAGGTTTAGACTATGAGACTATGACAAGACTGTGAGAtgagtaggtcaaaggtcaaacccaTATTTGAATGGACAGTTGAATGTAGATGTGGTGTTTTTTGGACGTATATTCACAGCCTCCTCTTACTGACTAGACACATTTACCACATTGATTCAATTCCCTTTAATACTCAGTCCAGGTTGAATCCATGCAGGTTTGGAAGGTTTTCCAATTTTAATGCTCTGTGGATCCATATGCTTCTTTGACTCTGTTCGATATTATTATGACTTGTATTTATGCCTCCTGATTCATGTCCATTCAACAGTTCTATTAAAGTCTGTGTGTGAACAGTTGTGTGTTATTCATTACAGCTTTAACAGGTTTGAACAGTTCCATGAAGAATCAAACACTGAGCTGCAGTTTGTTGTTGTAGCCACTAGAAAGCAGTAGAGGAAAGCAGCAAAGGCCCAATCAGTGATAATAGAAGTCTGAAGGAAAAACTACAAGTTTCAACTacaacatgaaaatttcatgaaaatctgttcataactttttgctaacaaacaaacaaacacgcatgcacacaaagcaaagtgatcacaatacctcctgacggAGGTAAACATAGAGGATGGAAATATGTAAACAATAAAATCAATGAATAAGGTTTGTATTAGTGGTCAATTatttaaacacaaacaaattCATGATGTTAAAAAGTCCATTAAACTTCaatttgagggggaaaaaaagccaaattgAGTTATTTTCCAACCCtctgaaaaaaacccaaatgtgAACACTAATATTAATCCATTACAATGAATCAATAAATCCATTAAAACATGGATCATAAACACTGATGTTTGATTTAATTGAAtatgtgacagtggatggatttcTATGACATATTATGATCTAAGTTTAGTTTGACACAAATCAaggatgtagaagatgatgatgtcatTAATGCAGCTCATGTTCAATTATTTTACAAGTAAATATAAGTGAAAACGTTAAAATAACATGGAGGGACTTTTAAGATCAATAAGTCGACATTTATTGAACAAACTTCATCTGAATATTTCCTGGTAAATACAGTCTGtgtcatggacaaaaaaaaaaaactaaagcgcTCTGAGTGTAGGGATGGAAGAGAGTGTTTGTTGGCAGTGTTTATGAATGTCAGTGGTGTTTTGATTaggaatgcaccaataccacttttttccagaccgagtacaagtacttatatttgagtacatgccaatactgagtactgatatgagtacttagttACAACTGAAAATGTGTGATATTGTCATTAGCTCTAGTTTTACATAGCTCCTGAAAataggtgagatggtgatcccaccttttttccaccactgactgagtTCCACAGCCAAACCAGAGGGAGAACAGAGGTGAgtcaggctggacttttacacagcggacctgcattctggaatcaacAGGGCGGTGACATAGGGCTTATTTTTAAAAACCCCCAGCGTGGGAGAGACAGCGGGCGCATATGC
This region of Sphaeramia orbicularis chromosome 12, fSphaOr1.1, whole genome shotgun sequence genomic DNA includes:
- the LOC115429496 gene encoding tripartite motif-containing protein 16-like, with product MEQKGVQLDQETFSCSICLDLLKDPVTIPCGHSYCMSCIKTHWDGDDGKNLHSCPQCRQTFTPRPVLVKNTMFADLVEQLKKTGLGAAAADHCYAGAEDVACDFCTGRKLKAVKSCLVCLVSYCHKHLQPHYDVPQFKKHKLADPSEKLQENVCSRHDEVMKMFCRTDHQCICYLCSVDEHKGHDTVSSAAERTERQTELEVSRQKIQQRIKDKQKDVKVLQQEAEAISRCADEAVEKNHKILTELIQLLEERRRDVERQIRSKEETEVSRIKELESKLEQEITELRRKDAEMDKLSHTHDHNQFLLQYPSVSQLREDPDSSHIHICPRSYFEDVMTAVSELRDKLQLSLTEEQTNISLSITQTQVLPEPEPEPQTRAGFLQYSRHITLDPNTMNKCVSLSEENKRATRLRQKQNYPNHPDRFSYLRQVLSRESLTGRCYWEVEWKGGGIGVAVAYKDIQRKGDSDELLFGNNDKSWALDSNNNSPVFVHNSVKSSVPGPVSSRIGVYLDHTAGILSFYNVSETMTLIHRVQTTFTQPLYAGVGLYWNVGSTAHFPKLQ